The genomic window TCGCCGGCGAGGGTCGGTTCGGCGCTGATCTGCTCCGCGGAGGCGCTGGCCGCCAGGGTCAGCTCGGTGGAGCCGTAGATGTTGCCCATGATGGGGCCGAAGCGCTCGGTGACGGCCTCGACCATCGCGGGGGTCAGGGCATTGCCGGAGGAGGCGATGATCTCCAGCGAGGAGGTGTCGTACTTCTCGTTGTCTTCGATCTGCAGCATCTGCTTGAGGAAGATCGGCGAGGAGATCATGGCGTGCAGGCGGTACTTCTCGATCTGGACGAAGCAGTTCTCCGGGTCGAAGACGCGCTGGGTGACCACGGTGTGGCGGGCGGCGAAACAGATGTTGGTCAGCGACCAACCCCAGGTGTGGAACATGGAGGCGGTCATCTGCACGCGCATGTCGGCCTTGAGGGGGATCTTGTCCAGCACGCCGGCCAGCACGAAGGGCAGCTTCGGCTCGGGGCGCACCACGCCCTTGGGGATGCCGGTGGTGCCGGAGCTCATGAGCACGATGGCGCCGTGCTTGGGAAAGACGGGCAGGCGGACCCCGGCGAGCTTTTCCGGGCGGGAGACGACGTCGGTCAGGGTCAGCCGCTCGGTCGGGCGCGACTGGTGGGCGATGATGGTGTGCGGGCCCTCGGGGGCGCGGTCGATGAACTCGTCGTCGATGACGAGCACGTTGATGTCGTTTTCCTCGATCACCCCGGCGAGCTGCTCGGGGGAGGAGCCGACGTTGAGCAGGAAGATCGTGGCGCCGGCGTAGCCTTTGGCGGCCATGGGCAGCAGGATGCCGCGGCCGTTGCGCGCCATGACGCCGAGACGGATCTCGTCGAGACCCAGGGACAGCAGGTGGCGGGCGATGAGCTTCGAGTCGTTTTGGAACTGCCGGTAGGTCAGGGCGCCGTCGTCGTCGATCAGCGCCAGGCGGTCCGGGCAGGTGATCGCGGCCTGTTCGACCTCGCGGGCCAGGGTGAACCAGTAGCGGCCGAGGACGGCGGGCAGCTTGACCACGGGTCCCACGCCGGTGGCCGGGTCGACGATGCCGGATTCTAGGACGGCGGGCACGAACTTCCCGAGGGCTTTCGCGTTGAAGGCGATGTCGTTCAGGACAGTGCGCACGGACATGGAGTTCTCCTTGGGTGGTAACGGGGAAGCGCTCGGCGGAGATATAGGGGCAGTGGTCACCCTAGTGGCCGGGCCGCGCTTTCTTTGTTTCTGCCTACGATAAGTCGTATTGTCAGGGAAAGATGTTACAGGTGTGGCTAGTGGGGCTAGTCTGGTTGTCAGCCCCGCCACAACATATTCCTCAGGAGAATTCATGATCCAGGCAGTGTCACGCCGCCTCCTCGTCCTCGTCGCCGCCGTGGTGACCGCTGCCGCCGCCCTGGCGCTGCCCACCGGCGTCGCCGAGGCGCAAGAGCGCAACCTGGTGGTCTTCGGCGACTCCGTCATCGCCAACCCCACCGTCCCCGAGTATCTGGCCGGGGGACTGTCCAGCAACATCGCCAACGGCCAGTCCTCCCGCGGCTCCTCCGGCAACCCCGCCGAAGGCTGCCCGCAAGGACACAACTGGGGCCGCGGCGCCGCCGAGCGGCTCGGCATGCCCGCCTGGGACTACTCCTGCTCCGGGGCCGTCTCCATGTCCCCGGGCCCGCAGTTCTCCACCCAGGTCGACACCGCCATCCGCACCGGCGGCCTGACCGACGCCACCCAGCGCGTGGTCATCTCCACCGGCTTCAACGACACCTACAACAACGTCCAGATGTCTAACGGTCAGATCATCCAGTCCTTCGTCGGCGCGATGGCCCCGCAGGTCGAGCGCATCAAGCAGGCCGCCCCCAACGCCCGCATCCAGATCGTCGGCTACCCGTCGATCACCGCCGGCGACCACATCTGCCTCTTCCGCGTCGGCCCGAACGTCTCCGACCGCACCTACGTGCCCCAGGTCAACCAGTGGCAGTGGCAGGCCCAGGACATGCAGATCGCTCTGGCAAACGCCACCAACGTCGAGTTCCTGGACCTGAAACCCTCCACCTCCGACAACCACATGTGCGCCCCCGACGACAAGCGCATGTGGGCCGGACTCGTGGACTTCTACGGCGGACCGGGCAACCTGCCCTTCCACGTCAACGACCGCGGCCACGCCCACGTCGCGCACGTGATCGCACACAGCTAAAAGCCGGGCGCCGCGGTTAAGCTGGGGAAAACCACACTCTTAAGGGGCGATCATGACCACCCGGCAACCGACACTGGGATCCCGCAGCAAACGCATCATCGACCACGACGGACTGCAGTTCCGCGACCTCGACGGCGACGGGAAGCTGACCCCCTACGAGGACTGGCGCCTGCCGGCGGGCGAGCGCGCCGCCGACCTCGTGGGACGCATGACCCCGCAGGAAAAGGCGGGGCTCATGGTCATCGGCTCGCACCACCCCGGCTACTCCGGCTTCCTGCCGAACCCGAGCGACGAGCTGCTCAACCCCGAGGACGTCTGGCGCGACGCCAACCCGATCACCTCCCAGCCCTACCCGGAGCCGGTGCTGGTGACCTCGTCCACGGACAACGCCATCAACCTGCGCCACCAGCGCTTCCTCATCTGCCGTGACAACCTGGCCCCGAAGGAGCTGGCGGTCTGGACCAACGCGGTGCAGGAGGTCGCCGAGAACTCCCGGCTGGGCATCCCCGTCAGCTTCGCCTCCAACCCGCGCAACCACGTGGCGTTGGTCGCCCAGTTCGGCGTCAATGAATCCGCCGGCGTGTTCTCCGAATGGCCGAACGAACTCGGCCTGGCCGCACTCGACGACGCCGAGCTGATGGAGACCTTCGGCGCGGAGATCGCGAAGGAATGGCGCGCCGGCGGCATCCACAAGCTCTACGGCTACATGGCCGACGTCGCCTCCGAACCGCGCTGGTCGCGCTTCAACGGCACCTTCGGCGAAGACCCTGGGCTGGCCAGCGACTACACGGCGGCCGTGGTCCGCGGCATGCAGGGAGAGAAGCTTTCCGACGCCTCCGTGGCCACCACCATCAAGCACTTCCCGGGCGGCGGCGTGCGCCTCGACGGCCACGACCCGCACTTCGAGTGGGGCCAGACCAACGAATACCCCACCGAGGATGCCCTGGCGACGTATCACCTGCCGCCCTTCCAGGCGGCCGTCGACGCCGGCGCCTCCTCGATCATGCCGTACTACGCCAAGCCGGTGAACAGCTCCGCCACCCAGCTGCCCGCCGAGCAGTGGGCCGGGCCGGGCCGGCAGTTCGCCGAGGTCGCCTTCGCCTACGACCCCATCTTCTTGGCCACCATCCTGCGCGAGCAGATGGGGCATGCCGGTTACGTCAACTCCGACTCCGGCATCATCGACGCCATGCCCTGGGGCGTGGAGGAGCTGAGCAAACCCGAGCGCTTCGCCGCGGCCGTCAAGGCGGGCACGGACATTTTCTCCGACATGGCCGATCCCACCGAGCTGAACAAGGCCTACGAACAAGGCCTGCTCGCCGACGCCGACCTCGACCGCGCCTGCACCCGCCTGCTGACCGAACTTTTCGAGCTGGGGCTCTTCGATAACCCCTACGTCGACGAAGACGCCGCCGCCGAGATCATCGGCGCCGAGGAGATCTCCGCGCTGGGCGCCAAGGCCCAGCGACAGTCCGTCACCCTGCTGCGCACCGGCGAGATCCTGCCGCTGCGCCCGAACACGAAGATCTACGCCTATGCCACCGGCCGCACCCAGATCGACTCGGTGCAGGAAAAGCTGGCGGCGGCCGTCGAGAAGTTCGGCGCCACGCTGGTGGACGCCCCAGAGGAAGCCGACCTGGCGATCGTCTGGGCGCGCCCGGAGATCGCGCTGTTCGAAGACGACCGCGAGGGCGTGGCCCTGTCCGTCGACCCGGGCGACAACGGCGTCGACGTCGAGCGCGTCGTCGAGATCGAGAAGACCGTACCCACCCTGCTGGCCGTCAACATGACCAACCCGTGGCTGCTCGCCGAGATCGAACCAGGCGCCGCGGCGGTGGTCGCCACCTTCGAGATCACCCCGGAGAACCTTCTGCGCTCCCTGGCGGGCGAGGACGGCGGCCCGCAGGGCACGCTGCCGCTGACCGTGCCACGCTCCGCGCAGGCCATCGCGGATTCCCCACGCGACGTGCCCGGCAAGTTCTGCGGCGAGGACTACGTCTACCTTGACCGCGACGGGGTGGCCTACTCCTACGGACACGGGTTGCGCTACTAGCGACGCCCGATTGGCGCGGGCTGCCTGGCCCCGGCGAAGATGAGATCTTATGACTCGTCTTCTCGCCGTGGTGTTGGCGGCGCTTCTTCTCGCTATCCCTGCGCCCGCGCACGCCAGGACGCTGGTTCTCTTCGGCGATTCCGTGCCCGCCGACCCACCCCTGCGCGACTATGTGGCCAGCGAGCTCGGCTCCTCCGGCCACACCGACTGCCCCACCTCCGGGGACAACTACGGGGTGCGCACAGCTGAGGGGCTGGGCCTACAGGCGCAGGATTTCTCCTGCTCCGGCGCCACCTCTCCGAGCGTGGTGTCCCTGCTGGCTAACCGGGACTTCTCCCAACAGGTCGACCGCGCCCTGACCTCCGCAGCGCTGGACGGGGACACCGCCCGCGTGCTCATCACCGTCGGATTCAACGACCTTTACCAAGGCGGGACGCCCGACAACTTCGTGGCCGCGATGATCCCGCAGATCGAGCGCATCCACGACGCCGCCCCCAACGCTCGTGTCCAGATCGTGGGGTATCCCACCATCACCGACGGCGACGACATCTGCGTGGTCAACACCGACCGGGTGGTGCGGGTGCATGCCCCGGCCGTCGCGCACTGGGAGCGCCAGGCACAGCACATGCAGGCGGAGCTGGCGGCAGCGACCGGCGTGGAGTTCGTTGACCTCAAGGAATCGACCCGGGGCCGGCACATGTGCGCCCCCGACGAGCTGCGCCACTGGTCCGCCATCATCGACGACGGCCCGACGAACCTGCCTTTCCACCTCAACGCCCACGGGCACCGGCACGTCGCCGAGGTCATCGCGCGCAGCTGAGACGGGTCGGTTTCCGAGGTCTTTTGCACAGGCTGGGCCGCAGCATCGTAACTCACCCCTGATGCAGGGAAGAGATTCTTATTTTAAAGCTTGCCCCATAAAATTGGCTCCTATGTCCAGTGACGACGTTATGCGGCAGTTACGTGAGTTCGCGCGAGACAGAGACTGGGGGCAATTTCATAGCCCAGGCAATCTTGCGAAGAGCATCAGCATTGAGGCAGGGGAGTTGCTCGAGTGTTTCCAATGGGACAATGTCCCAGATCAAGAGAACGTAAAGCTCGAGCTGGCAGACGTGTTGACGTACTGCTATTTTCTCGCTGACCGGATAGGCGTC from Corynebacterium maris DSM 45190 includes these protein-coding regions:
- a CDS encoding AMP-binding protein translates to MSVRTVLNDIAFNAKALGKFVPAVLESGIVDPATGVGPVVKLPAVLGRYWFTLAREVEQAAITCPDRLALIDDDGALTYRQFQNDSKLIARHLLSLGLDEIRLGVMARNGRGILLPMAAKGYAGATIFLLNVGSSPEQLAGVIEENDINVLVIDDEFIDRAPEGPHTIIAHQSRPTERLTLTDVVSRPEKLAGVRLPVFPKHGAIVLMSSGTTGIPKGVVRPEPKLPFVLAGVLDKIPLKADMRVQMTASMFHTWGWSLTNICFAARHTVVTQRVFDPENCFVQIEKYRLHAMISSPIFLKQMLQIEDNEKYDTSSLEIIASSGNALTPAMVEAVTERFGPIMGNIYGSTELTLAASASAEQISAEPTLAGDVSVGTRLKILDKNGDEVPTGAVGRIYLKNSTSLTGYTNPDIPVKRVGELVEMGDLGYLDEHHRLHVLGRIDDMIIVGGENVYPGSVMDVLEPMPGVADLHAAGVDDPETFERIAVWIVRSDDADGRALTEDAVREWVLEKLADHSVPRDVHFVDELPRNVTGKVVPRLLPGV
- a CDS encoding GDSL-type esterase/lipase family protein, with the protein product MIQAVSRRLLVLVAAVVTAAAALALPTGVAEAQERNLVVFGDSVIANPTVPEYLAGGLSSNIANGQSSRGSSGNPAEGCPQGHNWGRGAAERLGMPAWDYSCSGAVSMSPGPQFSTQVDTAIRTGGLTDATQRVVISTGFNDTYNNVQMSNGQIIQSFVGAMAPQVERIKQAAPNARIQIVGYPSITAGDHICLFRVGPNVSDRTYVPQVNQWQWQAQDMQIALANATNVEFLDLKPSTSDNHMCAPDDKRMWAGLVDFYGGPGNLPFHVNDRGHAHVAHVIAHS
- a CDS encoding glycoside hydrolase family 3 protein; amino-acid sequence: MTTRQPTLGSRSKRIIDHDGLQFRDLDGDGKLTPYEDWRLPAGERAADLVGRMTPQEKAGLMVIGSHHPGYSGFLPNPSDELLNPEDVWRDANPITSQPYPEPVLVTSSTDNAINLRHQRFLICRDNLAPKELAVWTNAVQEVAENSRLGIPVSFASNPRNHVALVAQFGVNESAGVFSEWPNELGLAALDDAELMETFGAEIAKEWRAGGIHKLYGYMADVASEPRWSRFNGTFGEDPGLASDYTAAVVRGMQGEKLSDASVATTIKHFPGGGVRLDGHDPHFEWGQTNEYPTEDALATYHLPPFQAAVDAGASSIMPYYAKPVNSSATQLPAEQWAGPGRQFAEVAFAYDPIFLATILREQMGHAGYVNSDSGIIDAMPWGVEELSKPERFAAAVKAGTDIFSDMADPTELNKAYEQGLLADADLDRACTRLLTELFELGLFDNPYVDEDAAAEIIGAEEISALGAKAQRQSVTLLRTGEILPLRPNTKIYAYATGRTQIDSVQEKLAAAVEKFGATLVDAPEEADLAIVWARPEIALFEDDREGVALSVDPGDNGVDVERVVEIEKTVPTLLAVNMTNPWLLAEIEPGAAAVVATFEITPENLLRSLAGEDGGPQGTLPLTVPRSAQAIADSPRDVPGKFCGEDYVYLDRDGVAYSYGHGLRY
- a CDS encoding SGNH/GDSL hydrolase family protein, giving the protein MTRLLAVVLAALLLAIPAPAHARTLVLFGDSVPADPPLRDYVASELGSSGHTDCPTSGDNYGVRTAEGLGLQAQDFSCSGATSPSVVSLLANRDFSQQVDRALTSAALDGDTARVLITVGFNDLYQGGTPDNFVAAMIPQIERIHDAAPNARVQIVGYPTITDGDDICVVNTDRVVRVHAPAVAHWERQAQHMQAELAAATGVEFVDLKESTRGRHMCAPDELRHWSAIIDDGPTNLPFHLNAHGHRHVAEVIARS
- a CDS encoding nucleotide pyrophosphohydrolase, whose translation is MSSDDVMRQLREFARDRDWGQFHSPGNLAKSISIEAGELLECFQWDNVPDQENVKLELADVLTYCYFLADRIGVDPEEIILEKLTVTGDKYPVDKAFGRSEKYDKL